A single region of the Dethiobacter alkaliphilus AHT 1 genome encodes:
- a CDS encoding DUF192 domain-containing protein — MAKRVGRADTFFKRLRGLMFSRTFPGDIDALMLSPCNAVHTFFMRYSLDVLFLDSNMKVLHIIYGMKPGKLSPVIKDARYVVEMAVGSAGSSGVCVGDLLVWD; from the coding sequence ATGGCAAAAAGAGTAGGCCGCGCCGATACATTTTTCAAGCGGCTGCGCGGCCTTATGTTTTCCCGGACTTTCCCCGGCGATATAGATGCTTTGATGTTGTCCCCCTGCAATGCGGTTCATACGTTTTTTATGCGTTATAGCCTGGATGTACTTTTCCTGGATAGCAATATGAAAGTCCTCCACATTATTTACGGCATGAAACCGGGAAAGCTATCACCGGTGATAAAGGACGCCCGTTATGTTGTGGAAATGGCGGTAGGAAGTGCGGGAAGCAGTGGGGTTTGTGTAGGTGACTTGTTGGTGTGGGATTAA
- a CDS encoding type II secretion system F family protein yields MQAIIALLVFLTLVTFITALQNKLQPAKVDLQGRLKNVINYDETADIRQAELSRPLSERICSPLLGVLSALASRLLPADILKGLERKVQQAGMTGGFSAKDYLGMKVVFAFGLPFFFYLLFGRDLSPQTFLIVAIAGVLGWRLPEMKLENTARSRKASIEKSFPDTLDLLTVSVGAGLGFDGALAKVVEKSEGPVAEEFRRVLQEIKMGKARREALRDFGERTGIDDVKSFTGAIVQADQLGLNIGKTLKVQSEQMRRKRRQRVEEQAMKVPVKMLLPLVAFIFPTIFIVLLGPAMIQIVETLVM; encoded by the coding sequence ATGCAGGCAATAATAGCTTTACTCGTATTTTTGACGCTGGTTACCTTCATAACCGCACTGCAAAATAAGCTGCAACCGGCCAAAGTCGATTTGCAGGGACGGTTAAAGAATGTTATTAATTATGATGAAACTGCCGACATTCGGCAGGCCGAATTGAGCCGACCTTTAAGTGAACGCATCTGCAGTCCCCTGTTAGGCGTTTTGTCTGCCTTAGCATCCCGTCTGCTGCCCGCTGATATACTCAAGGGGCTGGAGAGAAAAGTGCAGCAGGCCGGAATGACCGGAGGTTTCTCCGCAAAGGACTATCTGGGGATGAAAGTGGTGTTTGCTTTCGGCCTGCCGTTTTTTTTCTATCTCTTGTTTGGGAGAGACTTATCACCTCAAACCTTTTTAATCGTGGCTATTGCCGGTGTTCTGGGTTGGCGGCTTCCGGAAATGAAACTGGAAAATACGGCGCGAAGCAGAAAAGCAAGTATTGAAAAAAGTTTCCCCGATACACTGGATTTACTTACCGTTAGCGTGGGTGCAGGACTGGGCTTTGATGGTGCACTGGCCAAAGTTGTAGAGAAGTCGGAGGGACCGGTGGCAGAAGAATTCCGCCGGGTACTGCAGGAAATAAAAATGGGCAAAGCCAGGCGTGAAGCGCTACGGGATTTTGGGGAGCGTACCGGGATTGATGATGTGAAGTCTTTTACCGGAGCCATTGTGCAGGCAGACCAGCTGGGTTTAAATATCGGAAAAACGCTTAAGGTCCAGTCGGAACAGATGCGCCGTAAACGGCGGCAGCGTGTGGAAGAGCAAGCCATGAAGGTTCCGGTAAAAATGCTGCTACCTCTGGTGGCATTCATTTTTCCCACAATATTTATTGTGCTGTTGGGACCCGCTATGATTCAAATCGTTGAAACATTGGTGATGTAG
- a CDS encoding type II secretion system F family protein has product MSPITVSIVVFFAILFLLRAIGSRSEGKSEDIVNRVRTFSPDQLKDKEEETKAKKSILHVFAGVFRIFTTQPIRDSIEAELVQADVLLKPEEMLAINAATALLPALLGYLVTQNFALAILLALVGAVLPLLFLKNAKMKRLQKFNDQLGDALGIMSNSLRAGFSFLQAMDSLSKELPPPISTEFGRALKEMRLGTPTEEALANMTERIRSDDLDLIVTAVNIQRQVGGNLAEILDNIGNTISERVRMKGEIKTLTAQGRISGTIVALLPVFLVGVISVMNPSYIGLLFTHPLGLILIGGAVISELIGIMLIKKVINIEL; this is encoded by the coding sequence ATGAGCCCCATCACAGTCTCCATAGTTGTCTTTTTTGCCATTTTGTTTCTGCTGCGGGCCATAGGGAGCCGCAGTGAGGGTAAAAGTGAAGATATTGTAAACCGTGTACGGACGTTTTCTCCTGATCAGTTAAAGGATAAAGAGGAAGAAACAAAAGCCAAAAAATCAATACTGCATGTCTTTGCGGGAGTATTTCGGATCTTTACCACCCAGCCGATTAGAGACAGCATCGAAGCTGAACTGGTTCAGGCAGATGTTTTACTCAAGCCGGAAGAAATGCTGGCCATCAACGCTGCCACCGCTTTGCTGCCGGCGCTTTTGGGTTACCTGGTAACCCAAAACTTCGCATTGGCAATTTTATTGGCTTTAGTTGGTGCAGTGCTACCATTGTTATTTTTAAAAAATGCAAAAATGAAGCGTCTGCAGAAGTTTAACGATCAACTGGGCGATGCTTTAGGCATTATGTCCAACTCCTTACGGGCCGGATTTTCTTTTCTACAAGCTATGGATTCGCTGAGTAAGGAACTGCCTCCACCAATATCCACGGAATTTGGCAGGGCATTGAAAGAAATGAGGCTGGGCACTCCTACAGAAGAAGCGTTGGCAAATATGACGGAACGCATTCGCAGTGATGATTTGGACCTGATTGTCACCGCCGTAAATATTCAGCGTCAGGTTGGTGGTAATCTGGCCGAAATACTGGATAATATCGGCAATACCATCAGTGAAAGGGTGCGGATGAAGGGAGAAATAAAAACACTCACTGCCCAGGGCCGAATCTCCGGAACCATTGTGGCTTTACTACCGGTTTTTCTGGTAGGAGTAATTTCGGTGATGAATCCGTCCTATATCGGGCTGCTCTTTACCCATCCGTTGGGACTGATTTTGATTGGTGGTGCCGTTATTTCAGAGTTAATAGGTATTATGCTGATTAAAAAGGTCATTAATATTGAATTGTAA
- a CDS encoding CpaF family protein, whose amino-acid sequence MSLLERLERVKKQEQTEGKPAQVGLTIEKRAEPQPKNDPYTKLKIKIHKRVIEELGRETEGETDGSLPERLQKLVSETIDQEVSFIPRGDKQRIVTEIVDEAVGFGPIHPLLNDETVSEVMVNGPNQVYVERNGKLVLTDVVFRNDAHVLHIIEKIVAPIGRRIDESSPMVDARLPDGSRVNAIIPPLALCGPSITIRKFAKDPLTVDDLLGFGTLSLEIAAFLEAAVKSKLNVVVSGGTGSGKTTTLNVLSSFIPHDERIVTIEDAAELQLRQDHVVSLETRPPNVEGKGSVTIRDLVKNSLRMRPERIVVGEVRSGEALDMLQAMNTGHDGSLTTGHANSPRDMLSRLETMVLMAGMDLPVRAIREQISSAIDVIVQQSRLRDGSRKITHVTEVQGMEGDIIVMQDLFRFEQTGIDEEGKIIGSFRSTGIRPKFIKQLEASGIELPAVMFADANF is encoded by the coding sequence ATGTCTTTGCTGGAAAGACTGGAAAGGGTAAAAAAGCAGGAACAAACAGAAGGAAAACCGGCGCAGGTCGGCCTGACAATTGAAAAGAGGGCCGAACCGCAGCCAAAAAATGATCCATATACAAAGCTGAAAATTAAAATCCATAAACGGGTTATTGAAGAATTGGGCCGGGAGACGGAAGGCGAGACAGACGGCAGCCTGCCGGAACGCTTGCAGAAACTGGTTTCCGAGACCATAGACCAGGAAGTTTCCTTTATCCCCCGCGGCGATAAGCAGCGGATTGTAACTGAGATTGTAGATGAAGCGGTGGGTTTTGGCCCCATCCATCCTCTTCTGAATGATGAAACCGTTTCTGAGGTGATGGTTAACGGTCCCAATCAGGTTTACGTGGAACGGAACGGCAAGCTGGTGCTCACCGATGTGGTATTTCGTAATGATGCCCACGTTCTGCATATCATCGAAAAAATTGTGGCGCCCATCGGCCGTCGCATTGATGAAAGCTCCCCCATGGTAGATGCTCGCCTGCCTGACGGTTCCCGGGTAAATGCCATCATACCTCCGCTGGCTTTATGTGGCCCTTCCATCACTATCCGGAAGTTCGCCAAGGATCCCTTAACGGTGGATGATTTATTGGGCTTTGGCACACTGAGCCTGGAAATCGCCGCCTTTTTGGAAGCGGCGGTGAAATCCAAACTGAATGTAGTGGTATCCGGGGGTACCGGTTCCGGTAAAACCACAACGCTCAATGTCCTTTCCTCCTTTATCCCCCATGATGAGCGGATTGTTACCATCGAGGATGCGGCGGAGCTGCAATTACGCCAGGATCATGTTGTTTCCCTGGAAACCCGTCCTCCCAACGTAGAGGGAAAGGGTTCTGTTACCATCCGGGATCTGGTGAAAAACTCTTTGCGGATGCGGCCGGAGCGGATTGTGGTGGGCGAGGTGCGAAGCGGTGAGGCACTGGACATGCTGCAGGCCATGAATACTGGTCATGATGGCTCCCTTACCACCGGACACGCCAACTCTCCCCGGGACATGCTATCCCGCCTGGAAACCATGGTGCTGATGGCGGGAATGGATTTGCCGGTTAGAGCGATCCGGGAGCAGATATCTTCCGCCATTGATGTTATTGTACAGCAGAGCCGTCTGCGGGACGGTTCGCGTAAAATCACCCATGTCACTGAAGTGCAGGGCATGGAGGGCGATATCATTGTTATGCAGGATTTGTTCAGGTTTGAACAGACCGGAATAGATGAGGAAGGCAAGATTATCGGTTCTTTCCGTTCCACCGGTATCCGGCCCAAGTTTATCAAACAACTGGAAGCATCGGGAATAGAGTTGCCTGCAGTAATGTTTGCCGATGCAAATTTCTAA
- a CDS encoding response regulator — translation MEKIKLLVVDDIPQTRKDIIRLLYFEDDMVVVGEAVDGTDALQKIAELQPDVVLMDINMPQMDGITATERACQMYPQVAVVIISIQGESEYLKKAMVAGARDYLVKPLGSEEMAGTIRSVYKQQKRRMVQQSSVAEIPSPETERVTQEYTDQPHQRQEKEYSSFTEQKTRDREYPGHYEQQANYERQSEPPPRESGYYPNNPERQVRGPMDTPPQVRHNPESYHQPGTIDRDLGPYPRQQDVCNTQHTQQDWETRAGREQAFERRDQTAPHFDEQQGVPQKVNKPPQSNQQRESGRHQGYYGDEREPQPYYQHKETSHSREDRQPFYGNNSSMESPPDVRQNERLAENISPERYNVQTPPRESVRQETYAKPKPEVEENPPRTESPRQEGFVKPNPDTQEKTSRKEASEQNHYNERPQKPAQQETPVKQKEAQEPQRREEPARESTVQHQRPERSSSDEKPLGMVTAVFCGKGGVGKTTIATNLAVVLAQQEKKKVALVDYDLQFGDVSVLLNLSDGKNISDLIQDADTITKELIENYMIRHFTGIDILPAPLFPQDAEYITSDHTDEILRVLKDNYDYVIVDTAATFNEINLQVMDLADSILLVTTRDIVTIKNTKTSLNILESLNYRDKIRVVLNRSDQDLGVGVTDLEKGLEITVSHQVNSDEKSLIAAINKGVPVAVSHSNTEITRSFKRLCDRLTGKRQQNSQEKQSKGIINRMFSL, via the coding sequence GTGGAAAAAATCAAACTGCTGGTTGTGGATGACATCCCGCAAACACGCAAAGATATTATCCGCCTGTTATATTTTGAGGATGATATGGTTGTCGTTGGTGAGGCCGTGGATGGAACAGATGCGCTGCAGAAAATAGCCGAATTACAGCCAGACGTGGTGCTGATGGACATTAACATGCCGCAGATGGACGGGATAACAGCTACGGAGCGTGCCTGCCAGATGTATCCGCAGGTGGCGGTTGTAATTATTTCAATTCAAGGGGAATCTGAGTATCTGAAAAAAGCCATGGTGGCGGGGGCGCGGGATTACCTGGTAAAACCACTGGGCAGTGAAGAGATGGCCGGTACCATTCGTTCCGTTTACAAGCAGCAGAAAAGACGAATGGTCCAGCAATCTTCCGTTGCCGAAATCCCCTCTCCGGAAACTGAAAGGGTAACACAGGAGTATACCGATCAGCCCCACCAGAGACAGGAAAAGGAGTATTCTTCTTTTACGGAACAAAAGACCCGGGACAGAGAATATCCTGGTCACTATGAACAGCAAGCAAATTATGAAAGGCAATCCGAACCCCCTCCCAGGGAAAGTGGGTATTATCCCAATAACCCTGAGCGTCAGGTCCGCGGTCCAATGGATACCCCACCCCAAGTCCGGCACAATCCTGAAAGCTACCATCAGCCGGGAACTATTGACCGAGATTTAGGTCCATATCCCAGGCAACAAGATGTATGTAATACTCAGCATACTCAGCAAGACTGGGAGACAAGGGCGGGAAGAGAGCAGGCTTTTGAGCGCCGGGATCAAACCGCCCCGCATTTTGATGAGCAACAGGGTGTGCCTCAAAAGGTAAACAAGCCGCCTCAATCCAATCAACAGAGGGAGTCCGGCAGACATCAGGGGTACTATGGTGATGAACGTGAACCTCAGCCTTACTATCAGCACAAGGAAACATCCCATTCCCGGGAAGACAGGCAGCCTTTTTATGGCAACAACTCCAGTATGGAATCTCCACCTGATGTACGGCAAAATGAGCGGCTTGCTGAGAATATTTCCCCTGAACGTTATAATGTGCAGACCCCGCCAAGGGAGAGCGTAAGACAAGAGACATACGCAAAACCCAAACCTGAGGTTGAGGAAAATCCTCCCCGGACTGAAAGTCCCAGACAAGAGGGGTTTGTCAAGCCCAACCCCGATACTCAGGAAAAAACTTCCCGGAAAGAGGCTTCGGAGCAAAACCACTATAACGAAAGGCCTCAAAAGCCGGCGCAACAGGAAACGCCTGTAAAACAAAAGGAGGCTCAGGAGCCCCAGCGCAGGGAAGAACCCGCCAGGGAATCCACTGTTCAGCATCAGCGTCCGGAACGGTCCTCCTCCGATGAAAAACCTCTTGGTATGGTTACGGCGGTTTTCTGTGGTAAGGGCGGGGTGGGTAAGACCACCATTGCCACCAATTTGGCAGTGGTTTTGGCTCAGCAGGAGAAGAAAAAAGTTGCGTTGGTTGACTATGACCTGCAATTTGGGGATGTATCTGTTTTGCTGAATTTATCCGATGGTAAAAACATCAGCGACTTAATTCAGGATGCGGATACCATAACTAAGGAATTAATTGAAAATTACATGATTCGCCACTTCACCGGCATTGATATTCTGCCCGCGCCGCTTTTTCCGCAGGATGCAGAATACATTACCTCGGATCATACCGATGAAATCCTGAGAGTACTAAAAGACAACTATGATTATGTCATCGTAGATACTGCGGCCACCTTCAATGAAATAAATTTACAGGTTATGGATTTGGCAGACAGTATTTTGCTGGTAACCACCCGGGATATAGTCACCATTAAAAACACAAAAACCAGTTTGAATATCCTGGAATCTTTGAACTACCGTGATAAAATACGAGTTGTGCTAAACCGCAGTGATCAGGATTTAGGCGTTGGTGTGACCGACCTGGAAAAAGGGTTGGAGATTACCGTCTCCCATCAGGTTAACAGTGATGAAAAATCGTTAATTGCGGCCATCAATAAAGGGGTTCCTGTGGCGGTTAGCCACAGCAATACGGAAATTACCCGGTCGTTTAAGAGGCTTTGTGACCGTCTGACAGGAAAGCGGCAGCAGAACTCTCAGGAAAAACAAAGCAAGGGTATTATAAACCGCATGTTTAGTCTCTAA
- the cpaB gene encoding Flp pilus assembly protein CpaB, whose amino-acid sequence MKGKKFFLLSLILALVAAGAIFHYLNEMERQSKSAANLTTILVAREEIPARTRLSASMFTTAEVPQDAIHGDAIRETSELDGAYARERLVAGEQVLSARLVFEQSETGLSYKVSDGHRAVTVPVNNVSGVAGYILPGDYVDAIVTIESTEDEDTVTKVVESKIKVLASGQYTVEQDREQLIVETVTLDTPADAVTAIIQASERGSLRLVLRPVEESNDRAIRAHRLSQF is encoded by the coding sequence ATGAAGGGGAAAAAGTTTTTTTTACTCTCACTAATTCTGGCTTTGGTTGCAGCAGGAGCCATATTTCACTATTTAAATGAAATGGAACGCCAATCCAAGTCCGCGGCTAATCTGACCACCATTTTGGTGGCCCGGGAAGAAATTCCCGCCCGTACCAGGCTTAGCGCATCCATGTTCACCACCGCAGAAGTTCCCCAGGATGCCATTCACGGAGATGCAATTCGGGAGACTTCTGAATTAGACGGGGCATATGCCAGAGAACGCTTGGTTGCCGGGGAGCAGGTACTGTCTGCGCGCCTTGTGTTTGAACAGAGCGAAACCGGCCTGTCATATAAAGTCTCGGATGGGCATCGGGCTGTTACCGTACCGGTAAACAACGTCTCCGGTGTGGCCGGTTATATTCTACCCGGTGATTATGTGGATGCCATAGTAACTATCGAAAGTACGGAAGATGAGGACACAGTGACAAAGGTTGTGGAATCAAAGATCAAGGTTCTGGCATCAGGGCAATATACCGTAGAGCAGGACAGAGAGCAGTTGATAGTGGAAACTGTAACGTTGGATACTCCGGCTGATGCGGTAACCGCAATTATTCAGGCCTCGGAGCGCGGCAGCCTGCGTCTTGTCCTGCGGCCTGTGGAAGAAAGTAATGACCGGGCGATACGGGCCCACCGGCTAAGTCAGTTTTAA
- a CDS encoding pilus assembly protein TadG-related protein, translating to MKMPEKLKNILNNQRGSVLVLVAVGMTVLLGAAALVADVGVNYVTQARLSVAADAAALAGGTLFDEGRDAVMLAAVETAEKNGVPAEQVFVEVDDNARGVTVRTQAPVQLFFGRIFGMEGGAMEQRARAARTRPIAFYGVFPLGVEEGIEFDYHTKVNLFSDDLLGSGNWGALAFQDENGDYQTGASIWREHLKLGYDGVVEIDDWADASGGVSMGPIRDGINYRFAEAAKDHVCTKDNCPTGCPRILILPIYQEVLDNNQNKTGEVIIVDFAAFWVSEMLGQGANTEVWGYFVRPHVFPAASEEGESAYGLTALKLVK from the coding sequence ATGAAGATGCCTGAAAAGCTGAAAAACATTCTTAATAACCAGCGCGGTTCGGTGCTTGTCCTGGTTGCCGTAGGAATGACTGTGCTGTTAGGGGCTGCCGCTCTGGTGGCCGATGTGGGCGTAAATTATGTAACACAGGCCCGCCTTTCCGTGGCGGCAGATGCGGCGGCGCTGGCCGGCGGAACCCTTTTTGATGAGGGTAGGGATGCTGTAATGTTGGCTGCGGTGGAAACTGCGGAGAAGAACGGTGTCCCGGCAGAGCAGGTCTTTGTGGAAGTGGATGATAATGCCCGGGGTGTGACGGTGCGGACACAGGCACCTGTTCAGCTGTTCTTCGGCCGAATTTTTGGTATGGAAGGCGGTGCAATGGAGCAAAGAGCCCGTGCTGCCCGGACAAGGCCCATTGCTTTCTACGGTGTATTTCCTTTGGGAGTTGAGGAAGGTATAGAATTTGACTACCATACTAAAGTTAATTTGTTTAGCGATGACCTTTTAGGATCAGGAAACTGGGGGGCTCTGGCTTTCCAGGATGAAAACGGCGATTATCAGACGGGAGCCAGTATCTGGCGGGAACATTTGAAACTAGGGTATGACGGTGTGGTTGAAATTGATGATTGGGCCGATGCTTCCGGTGGTGTTTCCATGGGCCCGATCCGTGACGGCATCAATTATCGGTTCGCAGAGGCAGCAAAGGATCATGTCTGTACAAAAGATAATTGTCCCACCGGTTGCCCGAGAATTTTAATCTTACCCATTTATCAAGAAGTTCTTGATAATAACCAGAATAAAACCGGAGAAGTCATAATCGTGGATTTTGCTGCCTTTTGGGTCAGCGAAATGTTAGGACAAGGAGCAAATACCGAGGTTTGGGGTTATTTTGTACGCCCCCATGTTTTTCCCGCTGCAAGTGAGGAAGGGGAAAGCGCATATGGCCTCACTGCTTTAAAGCTTGTAAAATAG
- a CDS encoding TadE/TadG family type IV pilus assembly protein — MPGRWLKNEKGQAIVESALVLPIILLLLLGMVEMGRMGNAYLTVTNAARHGARLGAVGGTNAEIAERVQSAATALDPATIVVEIYPEHQRTTGQDIRVTVSYPMSLILPLPTSILEGPVLVSSDTTMRIE; from the coding sequence ATGCCAGGTAGATGGTTAAAAAATGAAAAGGGCCAGGCCATTGTGGAATCGGCTCTGGTGCTTCCCATCATTCTGTTGCTGTTATTGGGGATGGTGGAGATGGGGCGGATGGGTAATGCCTATCTGACCGTCACCAACGCAGCCCGCCATGGGGCCCGGCTGGGAGCTGTGGGCGGTACCAACGCTGAAATTGCTGAGCGCGTCCAGAGTGCGGCAACAGCGTTGGATCCGGCGACTATAGTGGTTGAGATTTATCCGGAGCACCAACGCACAACGGGACAGGATATCAGGGTCACCGTATCCTACCCAATGAGTTTAATCCTGCCGCTGCCCACCAGCATTTTAGAAGGTCCGGTACTTGTCAGCAGCGACACCACAATGAGAATTGAGTGA
- a CDS encoding Flp family type IVb pilin, which produces MKEMVRRFFTEESGQGMTEYALILALVSIVAIGALFAMGGRIEEIFEQITGSFSGEGLD; this is translated from the coding sequence ATGAAGGAAATGGTAAGAAGGTTTTTCACTGAGGAGTCTGGCCAGGGTATGACGGAGTACGCTTTGATTTTGGCGCTGGTTTCCATCGTTGCAATTGGTGCACTGTTTGCTATGGGTGGCAGAATTGAAGAGATATTTGAACAAATTACAGGTAGTTTCAGTGGAGAAGGCTTAGATTAA
- a CDS encoding Flp family type IVb pilin has translation MAMLMALIREESGQGMTEYALILAFVALAVVLVLGQMAEPIVDMFHRTIAAFDPEPG, from the coding sequence ATGGCAATGTTGATGGCGTTAATCCGGGAGGAGTCGGGCCAGGGGATGACCGAGTATGCGCTTATCCTGGCGTTTGTGGCGCTGGCTGTAGTACTGGTTCTGGGCCAGATGGCAGAGCCCATAGTTGATATGTTTCACCGCACCATCGCTGCCTTTGATCCAGAGCCGGGTTAA
- a CDS encoding response regulator, translated as MPGERKIRLLVADDHALLRDGLKKILALHHDLEVVAEAPDGQEAYNMTKTIRPDIVLMDINMPNMNGIDATRRIKSEFPEIGVIALTIHDDEEYIYELVKCGVSAYMLKDIETDCLVDAIRAVFRGETVYHPRISEKMCGEFQRLALRNVHDEPLSRRETDVLTLIARGKSNKEIGDELYISEKTVKNHITNIFRKIQVTDRTQAALYAVKNRIVKL; from the coding sequence ATGCCGGGAGAGAGAAAAATAAGGCTGTTGGTGGCCGACGACCACGCTTTGCTGCGGGACGGACTAAAAAAAATATTAGCATTACATCATGATCTGGAAGTGGTGGCGGAAGCACCGGACGGACAGGAAGCATACAACATGACAAAAACAATCCGGCCGGATATTGTCTTAATGGACATCAACATGCCTAATATGAACGGAATCGATGCCACCCGCCGCATTAAAAGTGAGTTTCCGGAAATAGGCGTTATCGCCCTTACCATCCATGACGATGAAGAGTATATCTATGAGCTGGTAAAATGCGGAGTATCGGCCTATATGCTAAAGGATATTGAGACCGATTGCCTGGTTGATGCCATCCGGGCGGTATTTCGCGGCGAAACGGTCTATCACCCTCGCATCTCAGAAAAAATGTGCGGTGAATTCCAACGCCTGGCCCTGCGCAATGTCCATGACGAACCCCTCTCCCGCCGTGAAACCGACGTCCTTACCCTAATTGCCCGCGGTAAAAGCAACAAAGAAATCGGCGATGAACTCTACATAAGTGAAAAAACAGTTAAAAACCACATCACCAACATCTTCCGCAAAATCCAGGTCACCGACCGCACCCAGGCTGCCCTGTACGCAGTGAAAAACAGAATAGTAAAGCTATAG
- a CDS encoding sensor histidine kinase, translating to MQEIKQLDEAIRNTISAVQKGREDIMSISGSARQQRDELLAKLVDLKGEILDVITAVDRLEREEKLARIHLMEVNRNFNKYTEKDIQQAYEEAQHIQLQLSQMREREAQHRQRRDQLEIMVRRVNETVERAKKLETQVGMALELISGGLQGVTVKLDEIQLRQQVSLRIIKAQEEERLRVAREIHDGPAQSMANVVLRAEICEKLMSVEPDKVRAELHDLKDMVKESLQEVRKIIFDLRPMVLDDLGIVPTLRRFIAELQKRTDMNIELVVLGGEEQRLASVLEVAIFRIVQESLNNIYKHAEAKRCVIKLEILPGRINISIADNGRGFDTERTMQNMDVDCFGLLGMRERVELLDGQIKIVSKPEKGTEIHVSIPIKG from the coding sequence GTGCAGGAAATCAAGCAACTGGATGAAGCAATTAGAAATACCATTTCTGCTGTCCAAAAGGGCCGGGAGGATATCATGTCCATTTCCGGAAGTGCCCGGCAACAGCGTGACGAACTGTTGGCAAAACTGGTGGACTTAAAAGGTGAAATCCTGGACGTAATCACTGCGGTGGACCGTTTGGAGCGGGAAGAGAAGTTGGCCCGCATCCACTTGATGGAGGTAAACCGCAACTTTAATAAATATACGGAAAAAGACATTCAACAGGCTTATGAAGAAGCGCAGCATATCCAGCTGCAGCTAAGTCAGATGCGGGAGCGGGAAGCGCAGCACCGCCAGCGCAGAGACCAATTGGAAATTATGGTGCGCAGGGTAAACGAGACGGTGGAAAGAGCCAAGAAACTGGAAACCCAGGTGGGAATGGCACTGGAGCTTATCTCCGGGGGACTGCAGGGAGTTACGGTAAAGCTGGATGAAATTCAGCTGCGCCAGCAGGTCAGCCTGCGCATTATTAAAGCGCAGGAAGAAGAGAGGCTACGTGTGGCACGGGAGATTCATGACGGGCCGGCCCAGTCCATGGCCAATGTAGTGCTGCGGGCGGAAATCTGCGAAAAGCTGATGTCGGTGGAGCCCGACAAAGTGCGGGCCGAACTGCATGACTTAAAAGATATGGTTAAAGAAAGCCTGCAGGAAGTGCGCAAAATCATCTTTGATTTAAGGCCCATGGTTCTTGACGATTTGGGCATTGTCCCCACATTACGCCGCTTTATTGCCGAATTACAGAAACGCACCGACATGAATATTGAACTGGTGGTTTTGGGCGGTGAGGAACAGCGGTTGGCCAGTGTTTTGGAAGTGGCAATTTTTCGGATTGTGCAGGAATCATTGAATAACATTTATAAGCATGCCGAAGCAAAAAGGTGTGTGATTAAGCTGGAGATCTTGCCGGGTCGAATCAATATTTCCATAGCCGACAACGGACGCGGTTTCGATACGGAAAGGACCATGCAAAACATGGATGTGGATTGTTTTGGCCTTTTGGGGATGCGTGAGCGGGTAGAGCTTTTGGACGGGCAGATAAAGATAGTTTCCAAGCCGGAGAAGGGAACAGAGATTCATGTAAGTATTCCAATAAAGGGGTGA